The genome window AACTTCTCTATATAAACCGTGTTAAATAATATTATCTACAGTTTCACATCTCCTATTTTGCCTACTGGAGATAGTATGAAAGGAGAATATCTGCAGGCAGCCGTGTGCTAGATTTCTTATTACTAATGAGAGATTGTCCTAGATTCCGCGACTGTGGAACTCATATACCTGACTATCTGATATACATTGGGACTTTTTTTTTCTCACGAAAAACCCTGCTTGTGACACTTTTTTCTGACACGTTCCTGCAGACTGCAGTGCCTGTAGTTCTTGATTTTGTTGTGATGAGTACCGAGTTGCTTTGCACATGTGACATTTCACATTTCTTTTGGCATGCACAACTTACAAGCAGTGTCTATAGATCCAGACGGTGGCCGCTGCTCAGATCCAGACGGTCGCGAGCCCACCCCACCGCCGCTGCTCAGATCCGGATGGCCGCGAGTATCGCCGCCGCTGTGAGCACCGGCGGCCACGAGCATGGATAGTTTCTTTCTTTTTAGACTACTATGGAGCATGAATAGAGCAAGGTGAGAACGAACAATGCATACGAACAAATTAACCAAAACATTTGTCGCAAATTTATTTGCGACGTTATCTCCAAACAACTTGAGTGAAGTATGCACACACGCATTCGATCACTCATGAGGGACCGCCGGCGCCGAGGATGGCCGCAGCCTGCCCCCCGAACCCCTGcaggtcgacgacgccggcgaatCCCGGAGGCGGCTGCACCTGCACGCCAACGCCGCCAAACGCGCCGACGTCAAAGGCCACGCCACCACCCCCGGCAAGCtgggccggctgctgctgctgccggccCCTGCGCCCGACGAGCAGCGCGTCGCGCAGCAGCCGGTCGGCGCTGGCCGCCACGGCGGCCTGCACGCCCGCAAGCGCGGCCCAGAACGCGACCAGGTCGTCGTGCCCCATCGCGCCCCCGCTCAGTTCCGCGTCGATCCACGCCATCGCCGGGCTCCCCGCCTCGCGCTCCTTCCGGATCGCCTCGTCCGCGCGCTCCTGCCTCGCCTTCACGGCGTCCAGCTGCGCGCGCAGCTCGCCGTGCTGGCGGTTCAGCTCCGAGACCGCGCGGTCCTCGCCGCCGCTGGCGGAGTGGCCGGCACCGGCACCGGCAGGCGAGGGGGAC of Zea mays cultivar B73 chromosome 8, Zm-B73-REFERENCE-NAM-5.0, whole genome shotgun sequence contains these proteins:
- the LOC103635357 gene encoding agamous-like MADS-box protein AGL61 codes for the protein MAPPRRPSMGRQKIEIRRIESDEARQVCFSKRRAGLFKKASELSILCGADVAAVVFSPAGKAFSFGHPSVESVVERFLASSSPSPAGAGAGHSASGGEDRAVSELNRQHGELRAQLDAVKARQERADEAIRKEREAGSPAMAWIDAELSGGAMGHDDLVAFWAALAGVQAAVAASADRLLRDALLVGRRGRQQQQPAQLAGGGGVAFDVGAFGGVGVQVQPPPGFAGVVDLQGFGGQAAAILGAGGPS